ACTTCCTGCAAGGTGGTCTAACATTTATAAGTGGAATTATACAGGTAAGAGGTCCCCAGAAGAGCATCCCGGCCCTTTCGGACTGAGTGTATCCAAGGATCTCCAGTTCCTACTGGGCAGAATCTTTCCTGCTTTATTTGCATGTTAGTGTCTTATCTGATGTGTGGCCCACGGCTGGTTTTCTCCCTCTTTTGTAAAGTCTGTATCTGCTTTTAGCCAAAAAGGCAGAGAAGTAACTGTAGGCATCTAAAACACATTGTGTCCGTTCTGGTTCTCCTTCTTGTTCCACTGTGCTTTTTGGAATGGGGTGGGGTAAGGCAAGgtctctgtggccctggctgtcctgaaaatcactatgtagaccagatagGCCTCAAAGTCACCAAGATCCACATGCCTCCATGTGCTTCTATGCCCAGTTTTATCATACTCCTTTACTGATGAAAATGAAGTAAGAGTTTTATAGTAGAATGAATTTTACATTGCCAAGTTAAAAAAACTGATTATAGTGAGGAAAAGTGTTTCAGAGGGTCAAGAAGAAAAAATAGACCCATAAAGAGAGTGAGTTATCCAAGGAAAATGCCAATGTTCAAAGTAGAGGTGGGCTTCCCTGGGCTGTCTTAGCAGCGAACATGTTAAAAGGTGGCACTGGGTCTCTGTACCACACTGTGGGACGTCCCCCTTCAGTGTTCTTGTTTGGGAAACACTGATAAAGTAGTTTATATTTAATTCCTTTAAAATGAACACACAACTTATTTACACTCTTGTGGCGCTGTCTCCAATTTCCACCCGGTTTAGTGGTCACAAAGTATTGCCTTACAGAGCCTAAGATGTCTCCCAATCCTGGACTTTTGTTTCTTATTCTCAGAATGTTCTTCCCTCAGCTGACTCATTGCTGCCCTTCATGGTCAAAGAGTCTGTCTCCCAGCCACCCTTTCATGAGCCAATTACTCCCTTCATTGAACTTATCACAACCTGTAATTATGTTTCTTGTActtgcatgtttgtctgtgatatatatgtatgcatatctgtCTTTAAGGGATccctttttaatgtttgttttatgtgcatcAGTGTTTTACTGTATGTATATCTCTGTGTCGTGTGCCTACAGTTCcctgggagaccagaagagggctttaaAACCCCTGTTTTGAAGTTTACAGACAGTTATCAGggttcatgtgggtgctgggactcaaacttgggtcctctgtaaaaggACTTTAATCTCTCCTCCCTAGCctgctgcccaccccacccccttttattTTGTTACTTGTTCATCAATGTGCCTCTGACCTAGAGCCTAGCACAGGGCCTGCTGTGTAATGGGCGCTTTatgaatatttgttgaatgaaccACACAACTACATCTGGTTATACCTATATCCAATGTATATGTCAGTACTCAGATGTTATCTCAATACTGATACCTACATCCTCCTTTCACTCATCAACATAGAATCTATCTCTGGTGTGTGCCTATGCAGATTACTCAGTTCATTTCCAATGTAAACATGGTTGTGTATCTACTCTTGGTATCTGAAGTATACATCTGTGTTATAATAGGGACTTCAATAAGTGATGCCTACCTTTAGGATAGATGAAAGGACAGGCAAATACACAGTTAACTATAGGTCAACTGTTCTCTTACTAACAGGTATGATCAATGCATTAAAAATCAGACAtatgctgggtatggtggtgcaagccttttgtcccaggactcaggagccagagacagtggatctctgagttcgacaccagcctggtctacagagctaatcCTGAGATAGCCAGACAgaaactttgtctttaaaaaaaaaaaaaagacatataagAGCTGGAACATAGCTCAAGAGTGCTTGCAAATCCCTGTATGCAAATCTCTGTGTGCAAATCCCTGTATGCAAATCCCTACATGCAAATCCCTGAGTTGTATCCCCATCCCCGACCTCCAAGAGAAAACAATCTAAAGCCATATTAGTAGAAGTTACTAGTGATGTGGTGGGTTGATGGCTCTGCCTTCTTTTTCTAGCTGGTGTTCTTTAACATCCCCTTGACGGCTTACACATGCTGGAGTCTGCTACAGCGCTGCTTTGGTCACAACTTCAGGTCTCATCTCCTCCAGGGAAGATACGTGCAGATTATTCCTGTTCACCTGCTTATGCTTCTACTGTACACGTGGCAGGTTTATTCTTGCTACTTCCTTCATGTGACGTATGGCTCCCTCGCCTTTCTACTCTCCCCATTGAGGACCTGGTTGACATTGCTGACACCTGTACTCGTTTATCGTGTGTGGACACTGAACTCCACTGAACTTGGAATATTCATGGTGCAGTTAAAAAGTCATCTGAGCTCCTGAAGTCCATGGCTTACCGCTAGCGGCCTGGAAGAAGTCCAGCCTCCACATTTGTGGCCCAGATCTCTGCCCCAGTGGCAGATGGGAAAGCCAGTATCAGTGGGTGAGCTTCAGGAAGCTGTCATTCCTTGGACGTCTGAATGTTGGAAGTGTTTACTACTGATTCCTGCTGTGTGGACTGCAGAAAAGTCTAACGAATGACTCTTCTTCAGAGGCAAAGAGCCCTAATCAAGGAGATTGCCAGGGTGGGGTCTCTGTGTCACTGAGTCCCTCAGCACTGCTGTATTTATTAAGGGTCATCCTGTGAAAAGCATCCAGCCCAAACTTGGAATTCAGGATGCCATTTTATGCCTAGGGAACCTGTGGAAAGTGGGCCTTTACCGCTCCTGAGACTTGACTTCCAAGCCTGTTTTCCCAAGAATTATGGGCTTCCTGCTTCCTTAGTCAAAGCTGTTTTCaactaataaatgaatgaatgataaccACAAACATTGGGTTGGagagatcagtggttaagagcatgtactttacctccagaagacctgagttcaattcctagcaaccatgtcagatgctcacaactgcctgtaactctagttccaggccAGAGCCACTGTGGACACCTACATTTATATGTGCACAGACTTACacgtaatttaaaaaaataataaaagataagtATTAACAAAGAAATATCACAAACGGATCTGCAATGTTGATAAACCTATGGGAACCAGAAAGTGGGCCTGGTGTTTGGGGGTAGGAGAAACAGTCACCGAAGCTGGagtcagcagttaaaagtgctggttgctcttccaaagatcaCAGGTTCGATTCCCTTAACCCACATGGTGTAACTCCCGGCcttgtgatctgatgccctctctggcctctgcaggcactgccaCATACATCTTTGCAGGGAAAAGGCTCCGTTACTTAAAAGAATCTCTAATAGGTCAGAAGATGCCTAACTGGGTCTTCCTGTAAGGAGTGGCCTAGTGTCACGGAGGGAGGGGTAGTGGGGGTAGTCAGGGACAAGCACTTGAACAAGTCTCTAGATTTGCAAGGGCAGGTGAAGGAGGCGTGGCTGGGTCTTTAGGCCCGGCCAGCGGGGCGTGGGCAGGTTTCTGGATGGGCTGGATTCGGGTAGGCGGGTCTCTAAGCGGGCGGAGGCGTGGACTGatggccaggctgcctgggaagGCGGACTCACTACATTGGGGAGGAAGGGGCGGGACGCGATGTGTGTTGCCGGAAACGAGATGAGTTCTTCAGCACCGGAAGTACTGGGGGCGGGGTCAAATGGCTTAAGTGTCTGGGTTAGTTCCCGAAGAGAGGCTGCGATGGCGAGCTCGACAACCCCAGTCTCGTTCCTTGCTCCTCCTCTAGAGCAGCTCCGGCACTTAGCAGAGGAGCTGCGGTCGCTTCTGCCTCGAGTACGGGGTGAGTTGTGGGAATCTGCAACCCCAGGCTCCGGGTAGGGAGGTCGGGCGTCAGGTCAGGGCTCCTCTCACATGTCTTTTGCTTCCCGGGTGGTCCGGCCTTCCTCAAGTCGGCGAAGCCCAGGAGACAGCCGAGGAATTTAATCGAGAGATGTTTTGGAGAAGACTCAGTGAGTGTCTTTGCCGTTGCGgactcttcctccatctccctgcATCCTaccctcttttccttctgctgtcccctgagatgACAATTCCTCCCAGTCCTCATCCCTTCTGCTACCCATTCTCCGCACTTGAGGCTGAAATATAAAACCATTTCTGGAGTTGTTTTGGAGTGTTGGTAAGGGTGGAGAAGGGACCCGTTATCTAAAAAGTCCAAGTGGCAACTTTAACCTTTTAACACTAACTTTGGCACCCGCTGCCTCTGACACCCCCagatgaagcagcaatgaaagtGTCTGGGGAAGCCACTGTTCTGACCACACTCTTCTCTAAAATTCCATCGCCATCTCCACAGGTGAGCTTTACTTCCGgagttttttttttgtgctgTCTCCTTAAGAATCCTCTAGTTTTCTTATCTTTTGCATTCAAGCCACACTTACTTCCCCCATTTATCAAGCGAGATTACAGTTCTCACCGCATGGGATTGTTGTAAAGGCCAAATTGCCAAGTGCATAGGGTAGAAAGACCTTCTAAATTTAGTCTGAAACTCAGCCGGGTTAGTtcctaataatttttaaagcccTTGTTGATTTACAGCTGTTTCACATACATATTCTCTATCTGACAGATGAGTAAGCCTGTTTAGAGGCTTGGTTCAATAAATAGTGGAGGAGAAGTTAAATGCCTTCACACTATCTAACAACACCTGCTATATACAAAACCCTTTAGTGAGaagtttgctgctgctgctgctgctgctgcacacctttaatcccagcatttgggaggcagaggctggctgcTCTcttgagttcgagaccagcttagtctacagagccagttccaggatagccaaggctgcCCTTCCTTTTGTAATGCTTTTTAGAATTGTCCGGTATCTACCTAATTTCTTTATATTGTGGGAAGAGTACATCATAAGGCCTGACTCATGACAGGTTTTCATAAAACATTTAATCATGCTTATGGATGTCTGATCTCTTCCTTAGTAAATGGGTTGGCAGCATTAATGTTGACCATTCATTCTGAATTTCACCTCGTAGGAAACCCAGAGGATCTGTGAGCAAGTCCACATTGCCACTGAGGAAGTAATTGCAGCATACTACACATTTCCTAAGGATCAGGGTAAGTCACTGTATACACAGTAGTGTTGGATGTACAGGCTAGACCTTTGCTAAGGGAGTAGACTGTGTCCTAATATGTAAGCATGAAACATGTAAACattatgtgtttatcttcaatgtaatattatatatttatatgtaaacacATTATACATgtctatttttcttcatttttgagcATGTGACTTTCCTGTGAAATAAAgtcaaagataattttatatgtGAGTGACCTGTGTCACTCCATATGGGAAGTGAGTGAGTCCATTATGTGAAGGTACAGATGCTATGTAACTGTGATTTCCCTATCATTACTGCCCTACCTAAttctttaaaaagtgtgtgtgtgtgtgtgtgtgtgtgtgtgtgtgtgtgtgtgtgtgtaggcacacacATGGGGAATGGGCTCTCTCCCTCCATTGTGGGTTCCTGGGATCCAACTCAGATCTTCAGGCTTGCACAGCGAGTCCTCACCTGCGGAGCCATCTTAACTGGACATtacattctttattttatgttatgggtacgggtgctttgtctgcatgtgtgtctgtgtaccacatgtatgtctggttcctgctgaggtcagaagaggttgttggttcccctggaactgaagttatagacagtGTGATCTGCCGTATGGGTTATGGGTTATGGGTTATGGTTATTGGTTgttcctgggtcctctggaagagcactgagtgctcttaactgccaagccttATCCTCAGCCCCTCAATTGGTCCTTTATAAAAATTGTTCattatctgtgtctgtgtatgtatgtgcacacgtggGTGCATGTGTTTACTCAGGTGCTTATGCATGTGTATACGAGTACATGTGGAAGCCAGTATCTCCACATGATCATGAGAGAGTCTTCCCTGGAGTTCACGGATTCCCTAGGGGAgcctcctacctctgcttccccagcactggCATTATGGGTACACTCCAGTGTGTCTGCCTTTCTCCAGTGTGTAggtcttgggaattgaactcaagacatCATGGTTATGTAACTGGCACTTTCAAAAATATCTTGTCTTCTCGGCTCCTAATCCCTTTTCAGTCCATTCTAACTGCTATATATGCTTGCTGGATCTCAGCTCCATACCCATGACCAGGCCATCccaaccctcctcctcctcctccattacACCAGGACctatttgcaaaccccttcacaaGTTAAAGTACACCAACCTGTAGATTTATACCTTCATTGAAGCtctacagagaaaatgaatgagAACGTACCATAGTTCATCAGGGCTACTTACGCATGTTTTAAACTCCCAGTGTTTTGCTCACACTTATCTAAGGGCAGTGTCCTTCATGAATGAATACAATTGGAAAGACTTGTTTCCAAAACTGTTGGAGAGCAGCTCTTGGGAGTGGCAAGAGGGGCAATAAAATGCCTGAGAATTTAAGTAAGGCTGGAGCCCCGCTCTGATGGGGGATGTAAGCGTGGGTATCAGTTACCTCATGGGTCTGGTACACTAAGACTGCAGAAAGCAGGTGGTGACATTTGACATGGCCAGACAGCTTACTGTTTGGGTTTGGCCATAGGAATCACCCTGAGAAAGCTGGTACGAAATGCTGTCCTGGACATCGTGGATGGCACGGCTCAGCTCCTGGATGCGCTCCTTGCTGCTCCATCTCAGAGGTAGTGGGTGTGGCCGTGTGGGCTAACGGTTAGTGGGGGTTCCTTGACTCAGGGAGGGGAAATTCACTCCAACAGCAAAGTCACTCATAGTGGATGTTATTGGGAGACAGAAACCTAGGTTATTGATATGACCTTGTTAATTcctttctccagccctgagaatGGTGACCTGATTTCCTGCAATAGTGTCTCAGTTGCATGCCAACAGGTGGCTGAGATCCCAAAAGGTGGGTAGAAGTAAACTATTACCTGCCTCTCTGGTCTAGCTTCCAGCATCGCTTTATGCATGTATTTTAATTTCTATGAAGACGCTAGTGAAATAATATATAGTTTATTTCCATTAATATTAATTGATTCAATACTTTTTGCCATTCTTCATactgggtttttggtttggttttggcagtgctggggattgagcccagggcaTGCCAGCCAAGCCCTGTACCTCTGAGTACaactcttcccagtttccgggccaacatccccctagcccctccccttccccttctctatgggtgttcccctccccatcctccccccattactgccctctccccaacaatcacgttcactgggggttcagtcttggcaggacccagggcttccccttccactgggagCACAACTCTTAAATTCAGACTCTTCCTCTTGCTGTGGCTCTGTCTCTAGTTAGATAGTTTGCTCTCCTATTCCTGTCCCaggaacagcattggggaacactgaaaggaacagcattggggagcacgctgaaaggaacagcattggggaacacgctgaaaggaacagcattggggaacacgctgaaaggaacagcattggggaacacgctgaaaggaacagcattggggaacgctgaaaggaacagcattggggagcacgctgaaaggaacagcattggggaacacgctgaaaggaacagcattggggaacacgctgaaaggaacagcattggggaacacgctgaaaggaacagcattggggaacacgctgaaaggaacagcattggggaacactgaaaggaacagcattggggaacacgctgaaaggaacagcattggggagcacgctgaaaggaacagcattggggaacactgaaaggaacagcattggggagcgctgaaaggaacagcattggggagcACTGAAAGGAGCAGCATTGGGGAGCAcactgaaaggaacagcattggggaacactgaaaggaacagcattggggaacactgaaaggaacagcattggggagcacgctgaaaggaacagcattggggagcgctgaaaggaacagcattggggagcacgctgaaaggaacagcattggggaacactgaaaggaacagcattggggagcacgctgaaaggaacagcattggggcgcacgctgaaaggaacagcattggggagcacgctgaaaggaacagcattggggagcacgctgaaaggaacagcattggggagcacactgaaaggaacagcattggggaacactctgaaaggaacagcattggggaacacgctgaaaggaacagcattggggaacacgctgaaaggaacagcattggggagcacgctgaaaggaacagcattggggaacacgctgaaaggaacagcattggggagcgctgaaaggaacagcattggggaacactgaaaggaacagcattggggagcgctgaaaggaacagcattggggagcACTGAAAGGAGCAGCATTGGGGAGCAcactgaaaggaacagcattggggaacactgaaaggaacagcattggggaacactgaaaggaacagcattggggaacactgaaaggaacagcattggggagcacgctgaaaggaacagcattggggaacactgaaaggaacagcattggggaacacgctgaaaggaacagcattggggagcacgctgaaaggaacagcattggggaacacgctgaaaggaacagcattggggagcgctgaaaggaacagcattggggagcACTGAAAGGAGCAGCATTGGGGAGCAcactgaaaggaa
This Rattus norvegicus strain BN/NHsdMcwi chromosome 3, GRCr8, whole genome shotgun sequence DNA region includes the following protein-coding sequences:
- the Ccndbp1 gene encoding cyclin-D1-binding protein 1 isoform X1, with the protein product MCVAGNEMSSSAPEVLGAGSNGLSVWVSSRREAAMASSTTPVSFLAPPLEQLRHLAEELRSLLPRVRVGEAQETAEEFNREMFWRRLNEAAMKVSGEATVLTTLFSKIPSPSPQETQRICEQVHIATEEVIAAYYTFPKDQGITLRKLVRNAVLDIVDGTAQLLDALLAAPSQSPENGDLISCNSVSVACQQVAEIPKDNKAAALLMLTKSVDLVKDAHEEMEQAVEECDPYCGLLDDSEDNSDSHHNEDGVGLPSNRDSYWSEEDQALITPCLALVRASRASLKKIRILVAENGRKDQVAQLDDIVDISDEISPSVDDLVLSVYPPVCHLTVRITSKSREPPARR